From Streptomyces fungicidicus, one genomic window encodes:
- a CDS encoding bis(hydroxyethyl) terephthalate hydrolase: MQQHPHTGGRRTGRFAALAAAVAAVVGLTTLGGPGAHAADNPYERGPAPTESSIEALRGPYAVSETSVSSLSVTGFGGGTIYYPTSTADGTFGAIAVSPGFTAYQSSIAWLGPRLASQGFVVFTIDTNTTLDQPASRGDQLLAALDYLTQRSAVRGRIDSSRLGVMGHSMGGGGTLEAAKDRPSLQAAIPLTPWNLDKTWPEVRTPTLLFGADGDTVAPVATHAEPLYTGLPSSLDRAYLELNGATHFTPNSSNTTIAKYSISWLKRFIDNDTRYEQFLCPLPRPSLTIEESRGNCPHTS, translated from the coding sequence GTGCAGCAGCACCCCCACACCGGCGGACGCCGGACCGGCCGGTTCGCCGCACTGGCCGCGGCCGTCGCCGCGGTCGTCGGTCTCACCACCCTCGGCGGCCCCGGCGCCCACGCGGCGGACAACCCCTACGAGCGCGGCCCGGCGCCGACCGAATCGAGCATCGAGGCGCTGCGCGGCCCCTACGCCGTGTCGGAGACCTCGGTCTCCTCGCTCTCCGTGACCGGCTTCGGCGGCGGCACCATCTACTACCCGACCAGCACCGCCGACGGCACCTTCGGGGCGATCGCCGTCTCGCCCGGCTTCACCGCCTACCAGTCCTCCATCGCCTGGCTGGGCCCGCGCCTGGCCTCCCAGGGCTTCGTGGTCTTCACCATCGACACCAACACCACCCTCGACCAGCCCGCCTCCCGCGGCGACCAGCTCCTCGCCGCGCTGGACTACCTCACCCAGCGCAGCGCGGTCCGCGGCCGCATCGACAGCAGCCGGCTCGGCGTCATGGGCCACTCCATGGGCGGCGGCGGAACCCTCGAGGCGGCCAAGGACAGGCCCTCGCTGCAGGCGGCGATCCCGCTGACGCCCTGGAACCTCGACAAGACCTGGCCCGAGGTCCGCACCCCCACCCTTCTCTTCGGCGCCGACGGCGACACGGTCGCCCCGGTCGCCACCCACGCCGAACCCCTGTACACCGGCCTGCCGTCCTCCCTCGACCGGGCCTACCTGGAGCTGAACGGCGCCACCCACTTCACCCCCAACTCGTCGAACACGACGATCGCGAAGTACAGCATTTCCTGGCTGAAGCGGTTCATCGACAACGACACCCGCTACGAGCAGTTCCTGTGCCCGCTGCCCCGGCCGAGCCTGACGATCGAGGAGTCCCGGGGCAACTGCCCGCACACCTCCTGA